CAGGGAAATCCGGGAGTGGGCCAGCGAGATCGGCCATGATCTACGCATCGAAGTGGACGGAGGTATCACCGAAGCGACGGCGCCTATCGTCAGTGAAGCCGGGGCGGATGTCCTGGTCGCCGGCAATGCCGTCTTCGGCCGGAGCGACCGGGCAGCGGCCATCTCGGCGATCCGGGCAGCGGCCGCAGGCCGTTAAGTTGGGCTAAAGGCCAAGGTATAGGCCAAGTTCCCTTCGCATAAATATGGTTACATGAGCAGAAATCTCATGTAGCCTTTTTTGTGTCTTAACTGGGCTGCAGGACCGATCGGAGGGTGAAACATGAAATTTTATACATTTAAGCTGCCGAAGTTTTTGGGAGGATTTGTGAAGGCGATTTTGAATACATTTCAGAAGAGCTGAGGGCCGTCAACGGAATAGAGGAACATGAAAAAAAGCACCTTACATATGTAAA
This region of Paenibacillus sp. URB8-2 genomic DNA includes:
- the spoVM gene encoding stage V sporulation protein SpoVM, with product MKFYTFKLPKFLGGFVKAILNTFQKS